From the Nitrospinota bacterium genome, the window CCCACCTAAGATACATTCTTAGTAACATTTCCGCCCAATCCTGTGACTCCGTTCCTCCGGCTCCAGGGTGTAAAGAGATAATTGCATTATCAATATCATGTTCCCCAGAGAGCACTATTTTATACTCTTCTTCTCTTATCTTCTTCTTAAAATTGTTTAAACCTTTTTGAATGGTTTCCAATAACGACTTGTCTTCAGACTCTTCTTGAGCAAGCTCTAATAATAATTCTTGTTCCTCTATCTCATCTTTCAGTGTCTGAAAAATGTTGATCAACTCATTTAATTGAGACCTTTCTTTAAGTATCTTTTGAGCCGCTTCATTATCTTCCCAAAACTCGTCTTTTAAAATCTCCTTCTCTATATCTTTTACTCTTTTCTCCTTGGAATCGAGGTCAAAGATAGCCTCTTATGGTATTAAATCTCTCTTTTAAATTTAAGAAATCTTTTTTAAACTCATTGAACATAATCTTATCCCTCAAATTAAATTCATAGATTTATAAACAACTTTTTTCTCTTTTTATATCTTAAAATCAATGTTTTTGAAAAAAAGGCTAAAATAATAATAATGCAGAAATAGATAAATATATCACCATACTTTGAATAAAAAGTTAAATTTTCATCTCTAGGAATGACCTCTCCCTCTACCAATGTCCTTACAAATATCTCAGTATCTTTTACAATCTTACCTGTTGGAATGATAAACCCTGAAATTCCAGTATTAGCAGCCCTCACTATGAATACCCTGTTTTCAATAGCTCTAAAGACCGCTATTGCGATATGTTGATAAGGAGCAGCACTCTTTCCAAACCATGCATCATTTGTTATATTGACTAAAAATTGGGCTCCCTTCTTCACAAATTTCCTTGCATATTGAGGAAAGATGATTTCAAAACATATCAAAATACCAAATCTTTTTCCAGACACATCCATTATACTGTAATCTTCTCCACTATAAAAATCACCTATAATACCCTCTACTATTTTATTAATAAAAGGAAAGAGACTTTTTAAGGGAACATACTCACCAAAAGGAACTAAATGAATCTTATCATACTTACCTAACACTCTTTCATCAGAACTTACAAGATAGGCTCTATTGTATAATCTAATTTGATTCTTAATATATTTATAAGCAGGGCTACCAAATAATATAGGACTTTGTGAATCCTTTGCTAAAGATAGGATTTCTGAAGAAAATTGCTTTTCAGACTGAAAGTAAAAAGGAACAGCGGTTTCAGGCCATACAATGAGATCTGGTCTATTTTTTGATGCATCTAACGTCAAATTTTTATAAATATCAATGGTCTCTCTGACATATTTAGAATCCCATTTTCTATCCTGTTCAATATTTCCTTGAATGAGAGATACCTTGAGTCGATCTACATCCATCTTCTCCAATTTAGAGTAACGATCTATTTTTAAGTAACCATAAATAATCGAAAGAGAAAAACTTAAAATCAAAACTAAAACTATTTTTGTATTAGAAGGAATGTACCTCCTATCATTCGATATAAGAACACTTCTTTTTTGGAGGTTTACTATAAAAAGAAATAACAAAGAATTCACTAAAACAATAAAGAAGGATATTCCATATATTCCAGTGATATCGGAAAACTGAATAATTTTTAAATTTTGAAATTGTGAATATCCAAGGCTTGCCCACGGAAACCCAGTCAAGATGTGAGACCTAAGATATTCCAAGAATGTCCAAAGAAAAGGTGCTATAATCCATTTTTTATATTCCTCCTCTTCATTCAGATAACCCAAAAAAAACCCAAATAAAGCTATATAAAAACTGAGATAAATTACTAACATCAAAAGGATGAGATAGCTGAAAAAAATAGAGAGGTCCCCGTAGTTAACCATTGTATTAACAACCCAGTATAGAATCCCTGAAAAATATATCAAACCTGTGACCCAAGCTAATCCTAAAGATTGAAGAGGGCCTTTATCTCTTAGTGCTGTAAAAAGAGGAACAAGGGCAACCCAAGATAAGAATCCCAAATTAAATTTAGGGAAAGTTGATATAAGAAGTAACCCTGAAATTATTGAATATATAATCTCTTTTTTTCTCATAATGAAAGACTTTTCTATACAAAATAATATTAGTAATAAACAATTCTATTTTTTTAGGTACAACTCATTATCTCCGAAAAATTTCCATGGATATTTGGCGTTTGACCGATGCAGAATGAAAGCGTATAGAGATCAATGTGTGGCAGT encodes:
- the lnt gene encoding apolipoprotein N-acyltransferase; its protein translation is MRKKEIIYSIISGLLLISTFPKFNLGFLSWVALVPLFTALRDKGPLQSLGLAWVTGLIYFSGILYWVVNTMVNYGDLSIFFSYLILLMLVIYLSFYIALFGFFLGYLNEEEEYKKWIIAPFLWTFLEYLRSHILTGFPWASLGYSQFQNLKIIQFSDITGIYGISFFIVLVNSLLFLFIVNLQKRSVLISNDRRYIPSNTKIVLVLILSFSLSIIYGYLKIDRYSKLEKMDVDRLKVSLIQGNIEQDRKWDSKYVRETIDIYKNLTLDASKNRPDLIVWPETAVPFYFQSEKQFSSEILSLAKDSQSPILFGSPAYKYIKNQIRLYNRAYLVSSDERVLGKYDKIHLVPFGEYVPLKSLFPFINKIVEGIIGDFYSGEDYSIMDVSGKRFGILICFEIIFPQYARKFVKKGAQFLVNITNDAWFGKSAAPYQHIAIAVFRAIENRVFIVRAANTGISGFIIPTGKIVKDTEIFVRTLVEGEVIPRDENLTFYSKYGDIFIYFCIIIILAFFSKTLILRYKKRKKLFINL